The following coding sequences are from one Stigmatopora nigra isolate UIUO_SnigA chromosome 12, RoL_Snig_1.1, whole genome shotgun sequence window:
- the thumpd2 gene encoding U6 snRNA (guanine-N(2))-methyltransferase THUMPD2, producing MLQKGNEGGLIRYFCSAGYGMEHFVIDEVTQKLEARDVEQLQGKVLFSSSANINQVKQLKSVERLFLLLKRDSPLKMSPHANPARAASALKSTLMADPQLWPSAAMTWKRLQGVEVDRKERVGDELIKEDDHESEVQIMKKRRRMTFEDELTGSEHGCDETAPQENSESSVPFSFRISCKCSGTLSRCLSAQDVSKVLGASLKQLGWKVDLRNPQMEITVNLNDDHCLLGLPLSRLPLANRSYIQTTGLRSTVAWAMAQLAHIQAGFLVLDPMCGAGTILIEAAQEHKLACFLGFDIDEGQLKKASDNVEFAKLGARMHVLRASTTAMPLPSASVDAVVCDLPFGRKFGNKSDMATSLPLILAEMERVLRVGGSLVLLLSPQLSCVLKRILTQKEPAEPDQERQHGSHGITSTPTQGTEPPVGLMCKTYPPLYSLKHQTTLRLSLGTIDGLLHKYIKTDS from the exons atgcttcaAAAGGGAAATGAGGGGGGCCTTATTCGCTACTTTTGCTCTGCCGGTTATGGAATGGAGCATTTTGTTATAGATGAGGTGACACAGAAGCTGGAAGCTCGAGAC GTTGAGCAGTTGCAAGGTAAAGTGTTGTTCAGCTCCTCTGCAAACATAAACCAAGTGAAGCAGCTGAAGTCAGTGGAAAGACTCTTCTTGTTGTTAAAGCGAGATTCGCCTCTCAAAATGTCCCCTCACGCTAACCCAG CCCGAGCTGCATCTGCGCTGAAATCCACGCTGATGGCTGACCCGCAACTGTGGCCCAGTGCTGCAATGACATGGAAGCGCCTCCAGGGGGTGGAAGTTGACAGAAAAGAGAGGGTGGGTGATGAGTTGATTAAGGAAGACGATCATGAAAGTGAAGTTCAAATCATGAAGAAAAGGAGAAGGATGACCTTTGAAGACGAGTTAACTGGGAGTGAACATG GTTGTGATGAAACAGCACCACAAGAAAACTCTGAATCTTCTGTTCCGTTTTCCTTCCGGATCAGCTGCAAGTGTTCCGGAACTTTGTCCCGCTGCCTTAGCGCTCAG GATGTGAGCAAAGTTTTGGGAGCCAGTTTGAAACAGTTGGGCTGGAAAGTCGACTTGAGGAATCCTCAAATGGAG ATCACTGTCAATTTGAATGATGATCATTGCCTGTTGGGTTTGCCGCTCAGTAG GTTACCGCTTGCTAATCGCAGCTACATTCAAACCACAGGACTCAGGTCCACAGTTGCCTGGGCCATGGCCCAACTGGCACACATTCAG GCAGGTTTTCTTGTACTTGATCCGATGTGTGGAGCAGGAACCATTTTAATAGAAGCCGCACAGGAACATAAG CTTGCTTGTTTCTTGGGTTTCGACATCGATGAAGGACAGTTGAAGAAAGCCAGTGacaatgtggagtttgcaaagCTTGGGGCCAGGATGCACGTTTTAAGAGCTTCAACTACTG CTATGCCTTTACCGAGCGCCAGCGTGGACGCGGTGGTTTGTGACCTGCCATTCGGGAGGAAGTTTGGCAACAAAAGTGACATGGCTACTAGTCTGCCGCTCATCCTTGCTGAGATGGAGAG AGTCCTGCGTGTTGGTGGAAGCTTGGTGCTTCTTCTCAGTCCTCAGCTATCGTGTGTCCTGAAAAGAATCCTAACACAGAAAGAGCCTGCAGAACCGGACCAAGAAAGACAACATGGATCCCACGGTATCACGTCAACTCCTACCCAGGGAACAGAGCCTCCTGTGGGGCTTATGTGCAAAACGTACCCCCCTCTCTACTCTCTAAAGCACCAAACCACATTGAGGCTTAGTTTAGGAACTATAGATGGActtttacataaatatataaaaactgaTAGTTAA